In the genome of Achromobacter sp. MFA1 R4, the window GACCTGGCGTTGCCGCTCCTTGAAGGGAATCTGCTGGCCCAGCGACAACAGGAGCGTCATGGAGGTCAGCGGATTGGCCAGCGGCAGCATCAGCGCAAGGCCCAGGCTGACCAGCTTGGCCAGTTGGATCAGTTCATCGGTCATGGAGGCTCGCTAGAGTGGGCGCGGCATGCGCCCGCACAATCGGACCCCGGCCGGCGGGGTGCGCCACGCGCCTCTACCTTACCAGCCTTTGCGCGTCATTCCCCCGGCGGATGCCAGCGGCGCGCGGCCAGCGCCAGCAAGGCCTCGTCGGCGCCTGCCGCCGCAACCAGATGCAGGCCGACCGGCAGGCCGTTCACCCAGCCCGCCGGCAGGCTGATGGCCGGCAGCCCCAGCACATTCCACGGATTGGTCAGTCCCAGCAGGGTCTCGCGCACGCCGGCGCTGCCCGGACCGGCCACGCTGCGCTGCTGCAGCGCGGGCGCGGTGATGGCCACGGCAGGCATGGCCAGGACGTCGAATTCCTGGAACAGGCGCGCGAACTCCGCCTGCAGCCGGGTTCGCTCCTTCAGGGCGCGTACGTATTCCCAGCCCAGCACCCCGCGCGACGCGCGCAGGCGCTCCAGCACTTCCGGGTCGAATTTCTCCGGCTGGCTGTCGACGCGTTCGGCGTGCACTTCGTAGGCTTCGGCGCGCTGGATGGCGCCCAGCGCGGTTTGCAGCGCGCGCGCATGGCGGGTGACCTGCGGGGCCTCGTTCAGCGGGCCGCCGGCCAGGCGCTGCGCCGCTTCGCGCACGCAGGCCGTGACCGCCGCATCGTCCATCGCGAATGGCGCGTTGGGCACCCAGGCCACGCGCGGCGCGTCATCGCCGCCAGCCGTTGGGGCGATGGCGCCCGCGCTCATCGCCAGCATGAACATTTGCGCGTCCTGCACGCAATTGGCCAGCACGCCGGGATCTTCCAGCGTGGGCGACAACGGGAACACGCCCTCGGACGCGATGCGGCCATGCGTGGGCTTGAAACCGACCAGGCCGCACAGCGCGGAGGGCACGCGCACCGAGCCGCCGGTGTCGGTGCCCAGCGCCACCGGCACCATGCCCGCGGCCACGGCGGCGGCGCTGCCCGCGCTGGAGCCGCCGGTGATCTGGCTGGTCCGCCAGGGATTGCGCGAGGCGCCCTGCGCGCTGCGGTCGCCGGTGGGACCGTAGGCGAATTCGTGGGTCAGCGTCTTGCCCACGACGATGGCGCCGGCCTCGCGCAGCAGCGCCACGCAACGCGCGTCCGCCCCCGGACGGTGGCCCAGGAAGTGGGCCGCCCCCATCGTGGTGGGCATGTCCGCCGTATCGACGTTGTCCTTGATGGCGACCGGAATGCCGTGCAGGGGCCCGCGGACCCTGCCCTGCGCCCGTTCGGCGTCGCGTTCGCGCGCCGCGGCCAGCGCGGCGTCGATATCAACGTGGACGAAGGCGTTCAGCTGCGGATTGAGCCGTTCGATCGCCGCGCCGGCGTGGCGCACCAGGTCCTGCGCGGTGAGGCCGCCTTCAGTCATGGCCTGCTGCAGTTCGGCGATGGTGCGGCCACGGAAGAAGCCGGGCTCGACGGCCAGCGGAGGGACGGAAACACTGCGGTCGGTCATTTGGCGGCTCCAGGTTGCAGCGTCGGGCGGGCGGGCATGCGGGGCCCGACGCCGGGACGCACCTGAAGCATAGCGAACATGCCGACCGCGGTGGCGACCGATGCCGCGATGAACATCACTGAATAACCGTGGCGGGCGGTCAGGTAGCCGGTCAGCGTGGGCGCCAGGATGGACGCGATATTGGCGAAAAAGTGCATCAGGCCGCTGAAGGTGCCGACGCGGTTGGAGGGCGCGGTGTCGATCACCACGGCCCAGTAGACCGAGTTGGGCAAGGCGTTCAGCGCGTTGGCCAGCGTCATGAGGGCGATCACGGCGAACACCGACTGCGCCTGCGACACCAGCAGGAAGCACAGCGTGGTGGCCAGCAGGCACCCCGCGGCGAACCAGCTGCGCGCGACTTTCAGGCTGCCCGTGCGCTTGAACAGCAGGTCCGAAATGCGGCCGCCCAGCAGCACCGTGAAGCAGGCGCCCACCCACGGGATCATGCCCATGTACCAGAGCGAGGACAGGCTGTAGCCAAAGTTGTCCTGCAGGTACTTGGGCGTCCAGGTCAGCAGCAGGAAGTTCACGTACATGAACGAGAAATAGCCCAGCGTGTTCAGCACCAGCGTCTTGCTGCGGAAAAAGCTCCACCAGGGCAGCGCCGGCGCGTCGGGCGCCTCGGCGGCGGCGGCAGACTGCACGCGCGACGCCTGGATCTCTGCCAGTTCCTGCGGGGAAACGCGGGGATTGGTTTCGGGGCGGTCGGTGAAGATGCGCATGAAGAACACCAGCACGACCAGCCCTGCCCCGCCCAGCACGAAGAACATGGCGCGCCAGCTGTCGGTCAGCGTCAGCAGGCCCACGGCCACCGGCGCGGTCAGCAAGGCGCCCAGCGGCGTGCTCAGCAGGCCAAAGCCCACCACGAAGCCGCGTTCGCGCGTCGTGGCCCAGTTGGCGATGGTCTTGTTGATGATCGAATACGCCGGCCCCTCGGCGGCGCCGAACAGGATGCGGATGGTGGCAAAGCCCGCCAGCGCGGACCCGCCCAGGAAGGCCAGGCCGAAGTCCCCCGCCCAGGCGGTGGCGATTTCGAAGAGCGACCATGCGATGCCGGCCACGATCCAGACCTTGCGCGGGCCGTAGCGGTCGGACAGCATGCCGCCGAACAGCGCGCCGACCATGTAGCCGTAACCGAAGTAACCCAGCACCGAGCCCCACTCGCCCCGGTCCAGGCCGTATTCCCCGGTGATGTGCGCGGCGGCATAGGACATGGCGCCGCGGTCGATGTAGTTGATCAGCGCCAGCAGCACGACCATGGTGAAGATCCGGTACCTGAACCGGGAGTTCTGGCTTTCAGTTGTCATAGCGTTTCGATCCAATCGGTTTACCCAAACGTTTGGGTCGGGCAATGCTACGGGGTAAAAAACCAAAAATCGATTCGGTGTAAACCCTAGGTTGCCGCCATGCGCACCCCTGCGCTATTTCCGCGTGTATCCTCCAGCCCCATGAACAAAACGCGCCCCGTCACCCTGCAAAGCCTGGCGCGGCAGCTCGGTTTGAACGTTTCGACCGTGTCGCGGGTCCTGAACGGATCCGAAGACGACGCGCGCGGCGCCGCCGCGCCGGACACCGTGAAACGCATCCGGGCGCTTGCCGCCGAGTTGCACTATCAGACCAATCCCCATGCGGCCAGCCTGAAAACGCGGCGTAGCCGCACCATCGGCGTGCTGGTGCCCCGGCTGTCCGACATGGTGCTGGCCACCATCTACGAAGGCATCGACGAAGCCGCGGCCGAACACGGCTACCTGACCTTCGTGTCGAACACCCAGGACGTGCCGGACAAGCAGCGCAAGCTCATCGACATGGCCGTCGCGCGCCGCGTCGATGGCCTGATCCTGGGCGACGCGCACAGCGGTCCGGACGACGCGCCGCCCAATCCGCTGCTGGCCGACCTGGCGGCCCGCGACGTCCCGTTCGTGCTGGTCAGCCGCCATGCCGGCAGCCATTGCGCCGTCACCTGCGACGACATCGAGGGCGGACGCCTGGCTGCCGAACACCTGCTGGCCATGGGCCACCGGCGCATCGCCGTCATGATGGGCGAACCCTTCGCCAGCACGGGCCGGGACCGGTCCAATGGCTTCCTGGACTACTGCTCGCGCCACGGCGTGGAGGTTCCGGCGCACTGGCGCATCGCCAGCCCCTTCGACACCGATGCGGGCCGGGCGCTGGGCGCCCGGCTGCTGGACACGGCCGACCGCCCCACCGCCATCTTCGCCGTCAACGACTTCCTGGCCGTTGGCGTGATGGGCGCCGCGCGCGACCACGGCCTGGAGGCGGGCCGCGACGTCGCCATCGTGGGCTACAACGACACGCCGCTGGCGGGCGCCCTGCCCATCGGCCTGACCACCATTCATTCGCCGATGCACCAGATGGGCCGGCTGGGGCTGGAGTTGCTGCTGCAGAAGCTGGCCGGCGGCCAGCCGCCAAGCCAGCGGCTGGCGCCTTGGCTGGTGGTGCGCGACAGCAGCAACCGCAGGATTGCGGGCTGAGGCGCGCCGGGGCTCCCCCGCCCATTGCATCAGCGGGGCTGATCATCAACATCCATTAAACTGATGCAAAACGCGCGGCGGGCCGTGCTGCCTAGCATACGAACGTCCGCCGTCCGCGGCGGTGCCGCGGCGCATCGCCCTTGCCATTGCCCTTGCCACCCCGGAGTTTCCCTTTGAGCGACCTCTATCACTTCAGCCGCGGCGCCGCGCCGCTGCTGATCTCCATTCCCCATCTCGGCAGCCAGATTCCCGACGCGCAGCGCCCGCAGATGACGCCGCTGGCCCTGCAGTCCGGCGACACCGACTGGCACCTGGACACGCTGTACCGCTTCGCTGAGGCGCTGGGCGCGTCCGTGTTGGGCGCGCGCTACTCGCGCTATGTGGTGGACCTGAACCGCCCGCCCAACGATGAAAGCCTGTACCCCGGCCAGACCAAGACCGGCCTGTGCCCCACCCAGACGTTTCGCGGCGAGGCGCTGTACCAGGACGAGGCCGTGCTGACGGACGCGGAACGCGCGCACCGCCTGGACGCCTACTGGAAGCCCTACCACGCCAAGCTGCGCGAAGAACTGGGCCGCATCAAGGCCGAGCACGGCACCGTGCTGCTGTGGGAAGCGCATTCCATCGCCAGCGTGCTGCCGCGCCTGTTCGAGGGCAAGCTGCCCGACCTGAACATCGGCACGTCCGACGGCGCCGCCTGCGCGCCCGACATCCTGGCCGCCGTGCAGGCCCGGCTGGACGATTGCAAGGACTACACCTGGGCCGTCAACGGCCGCTTCAAGGGCGGCTACATCACGCGCCATTACGGCGCGCCGGCCGACAACGTACACGCCATCCAGCTCGAGATGTGCCAGTCCACCTACATGGACGAGACCCATCCGTACGGCTATCGCCCCGACCTGGCCGACAAGGTCATTCCGGTGGTCGAAGGCATGGTGACGGCCGCCTTGCGCCAGACCGTCGCGCGTCCGCGCTGACACCCCGCGCCGACACCGATTGCGCGCCGCGAGCAGGACGCCGCCATGAACCGCTTTTCGTTCACCACCACGGAAAACTATCCCGAGTGGAGCCTGCTGCTGACCTGGGTGGCGGTGGTCGAAGCCGCCTCGGTCTCGGGCGCGGCGCGTCTGCTGGGGTTTTCGCAGGCGGCGGTGTCGCAGCGGATCAAGCAGCTCGAGGCCGCCATGTCGACCGAGCTTCTGGACCGCAGCACCCGCCCGGCGCGGCCCACGCCCGCGGGCGAGCTGCTGTTCGAACACGCCGCGCGCCTGCTGGCGCAGGCTGGCGACATGACCGAGAGCGTGCGCAATCTCAGCCGCGCCAAGCGCAACATCGTGCGGTTCGGCTGCGTGGACTCGTTCGCGGGCACGCTGGGGCCGACGCTGATCCATGGGCTGTCCGGCGCGTCGCGCCAGATCCGCCTGTGGTCCGGCATCACCCCGGTGCTGGACAAGCAGCTGGAAGACCGTCAGCTCGACCTGGTGGTGACCACCAGCGCGTCGGCCGGCAAGCCCACGATCCGCAAATACAGCCTGTTCAGCGAACCCTATGTGCTGATCGTGCCGCGGTCGATGAACATGGACCGGCTCGATACGCTCAAGGAACTGGGCAAACGCGCCCAGTTCATCCGCTACAGCGCCCGCTCGTTCATCGGCGCCGAAATCGACCGGCTGGTCGAATCGCACGGCGTGATGATCGAGCGCACCTACGAATTCGACAACACCGATCCGTTGCTCAGCCTGGTCACGGCCGGCCTGGGATTCGGCATCAGCACCCCGCTGTGCATCTGGCAGTCGCGCCACTTCCTGGATCAGTTGCGCGTGCTGCCGCTGGCGCCCTACCTGGGCGCCACGCGCGCGGACGACCCCAGCCTGTCGCGCACGCTGTACCTGGCGGCGCGCCAGCAGGAGGTGGGCAAGCTGCCCGCCGAGGCGCGGGACGTGATCCTGATGGCGATGGAACGCCTGATCCACAAGGAGCTCGCCCCGGCCCTCGGGCTGCCGCCGGCCACGCTCTGGCGCAGCCTGCGGCGCTAGGCGCGCGGTTCAGGGCAGCGAAGACGTCAGGGCCGGCACGGCCTCGAACAGGTCGCCGACCAGGCCGTAGTCCGCCACGCCGAAGATCGGCGCGTCGCCGTCCTTGTTGATCGCGACGATGACCTTGGAATCCTTCATGCCCGCCAGATGCTGGATGGCCCCCGAGATCCCGACCGCGACGTACAGGTCGGGCGCGACGATCTTGCCCGTCTGCCCGACCTGCCAGTCGTTCGGCGCGTAGCCCGCGTCGACGGCGGCGCGCGAGGCGCCCAGGGCCGCGCCCAGCTTCTCGGCCAGCGGATCCAGCAGCTTGAAGTTGTCGGCGCTGCCCAGGCCCCGGCCGCCCGACACCACGGCGCGGGCGCTGCCCAGGTCGGGGCGCTCGGACACCGCGATTTCGCGGCTGACGAAACGCGACAGCCCGGCCCCGGCCACGGCTTCGATGGCTTCCACCGACGCGCTGCCGCCCTCGGCGGCGGCCGGGTCGAACGCCGTCGGCCGTATCGTGGCCACGATCACCGGATAGCCGCTCTTGACCGTGGCGATGGCGTTACCGGCGTAGATGGGACGCTTGAACGTGTCGGGCGCCAGCACCTCGATCACGTCCGACACCTGAGCCACGTCCAGCAAGGCGGCGACGCGCGGCGCCACGCCCTTGCCCTGCGCCGTGGCCGCGAGGAACACGTGCGAGTAGCCCGCCGCCACGGCGGCTGCCTGCGCGGCCAGGTTTTCTGCAAGGCCGTCGGCAAGCTGCGGCGCCTGCGCCAGCAATACCTTGTCGACGCCGGCGACCCGCGCTGCGGCCTCGGCCGCCGGTCCGGCCTCCGCGCCCGCGACCAGCACGTGCACCGGCATGGCCAGCGTCGCGGCCGCGGCGATGGCGTTGAGCGTGGCGCCATTGAGCGCCCGATTGTCGTGTTCGGCAATAACTAGGACCGTCATCAGATCACCTTGGCTTCGTTCTTCAGTTTGTCGACCAGCGCGGCCACGTCGGCGACCTTGACGCCGGGCGCGCGCGCCGCGGGCTCTTCGACGCGCAGCGTTTGCAGGCGGGACACGGGGTCCACGCCCAGGGCCTGCGGCGTTTCGACGTCCAGGGGCTTCTTCTTGGCCTTCATGATGTTGGGCAGGGTGACGTAGCGCGGTTCGTTCAGGCGCAGGTCCGCCGTGACGATGGCCGGCAGCGTCAGTTCCACCACTTCCAGGCCGCCGTCGACCTCGCGCGTGACGCGCGCCGTGCCGGCGCCGATCTCGATGGCGCTGGCATTGGTGGCCTGCGGCCAGCCCAGCAGGGCCGCCAGCATCTGGCCGGTCTGGCAGGCGTCGTCGTCGATGGCCTGCTTGCCCAGGATCACCAGCGCGGGCGCTTCCTTCTGCACAACGGCGCGCAGCAGCTTGGCCACTTCCAGCGGTTGCAGCGCCACGTCGGTCTGCACCAGCACGCCCCGGTCGGCGCCGATGGCCAGCGCGGTGCGCAAGGTCTCCTGCGATTGCGCCGTGCCGCAAGACACGGCCACCACCTCGGCCGCAACGCCCTGCTCCTTCAGACGCACAGCCGCCTCGACGGCGATTTCATCGAACGGGTTCATCGACATCTTGACGTTGCCGATGTCCACGCCGCTCTGGTCGGCCTTGACGCGCACGTTGACGTTGTAGTCAACCACGCGCTTGACCGCGGCAAGCACCTTCATGGGATCACTCCTGGGTAAATGAGATCAATGAGGAATCAATGAGAAATCAATGAGAAATCAAGGCCGGCCCTCCGCCTGGGGGGACGGGCCTCGCCGGGTCAGCCAGCGCCGTGCGTGTGGACCGCGATGTCCAGGCCCACGGCGAACGGGGCGTCCGGGGCGGGGGCACAGGCCAGGCCGGGCGGCGCCATGGAATCGGCTTCCGAAGCCGGCGCCCACGCCGAGTCCCAAGCCGCCCCCCACGCCGCGCCGATGTCCGCGTCCCACGCATAGTCCCCGCCGTCCAGCACCCAAGGCGCGCCCCCGGGCGCCCCCGGGAACCGGCCGGCGTCCACCGCCACGACGATCCGCGTCACCCGCCGCCCGCCCGCGCCCGCCAGCGAACCCGCCCTGCACGCCGGGCCCGTCACGCATTCCACCCGCGCCTCGGCCGAGCCGCGCAGCACGAACAGGTTCAGCACCCTCACCGGCCCTTGGACCAGGCGCGACTGCAGCACCTCGTCCCCGGCAAACAAGGTGGGCGACCGGGGCCGCAGCGCCACGGCAACGCCCTCGCCTTGCAGCGCCACGCCCTCGCCCGACAGCACGACCGACACGCGGTCGTAGCCGGGAAAGCGCGAATACGGTCCGTCCTGCCCGATGTCGGCGATGCTGACGCGCCAGCGCCCGGCCGGGTCAGCGGCCAGCGTGCGGGTGACGCCCCCGCCGTTCTTCCAGGGCTCGGGCGGCAGCGCCAGCCAGCTCGCGCGCACCGGGGCGCGCGGATCAGGAGACCGCGCCAAGGCCGTACTTCCCGGTCAGCAGCGCGCCGCGCTGGAAGCGGCCCAGTTCGTAGGGCGTGAGCGAGACGTCCGTCGGCAGTCCCAGCGCCTCTTGCGCCAGCACGCGGCCCACGGTGGGCGACAGCTTGAAGCCGTGCCCAGAGAAACCGAAGCCCACGATCAGCCCCTGGACGCCGGGCACGCGGCCCAGCACCGGGTTCCAGTCCGGCGTCACGTCGTACACGCCGGTCCAGGACGAGGCCAGCCCCGCGGTCTCATAGGCCGGGAACCGGTCCGCCACCTGCGCGCCCACTTCGGCCACGTAGTCCAGCGGAATATCGCCCTGTTCGGCGTCGCTCTTCTGCAGCGCTTCGCCCACGACGCCTTCGCTCACCAGCATCTGGTTGCCGCCGTAGCTGCGGCAATACAGCATGCCGGGCGAGGCCAGGTCCTTGAAGACCGGCATCGAATACGTATAGGGCGCCGCGTCGCATTCCAGCGCCAGCACGGCGTGGCGCTCCGGCACCACCGGCATGGAAACGCCGGTCCAGCCGGCGAGCTCTGGCGTCCAGATGTTCTGGGTGCTGATGACCAGCGGGGCGGCGTAGTCGCCCTCGGACGTGGACACGCCAGTCACGCGGCCATTGTCGATGAGCAGGCGCTGGACGTTGACGTTCTCGCGGATGGTGACGCCGCGGCGGCGGGCGCCGCGCGCAAAGCTGGTGGCCACCAGATACGCGTCGGCAAAGCCCGCCTCGGGCTCATAGCCGATCAGCGCGGCATGGTCGAAGGAGGCAATGGGCAGCAGCTCGCGGGCCTGCGCGGCGTCCAGCAGTTCCAGCGCGATGCCCTGCGCCTGCTGCTGCGCCAACGCGCCGCGCAGGGGCTCCAGCTTGTCGTCATCGGCCGCGGTAATGAGGTAACCGCACTTGACCAGGCCGCAGGAGGCCTCTTCGTCGCCGAGATAGCTGGCGAAGTTGTTGAACACGCTCCACGACCGCTGCGCCAGCTCCACGTTCTCGCGCACGGAATAATGCGTGCGCAGGATGCCGGACGACTGCGATGTGGTGCCCGCGCCGATGGTCGCGCGGTCCAGCACCAGCACGTTCTTCGCGCCGAGCTCGGCCAGGTGAAAGGCCACCGAACTGCCGATCACGCCGGCACCAATCACGATCACGTCAAAACTTTTCACGACAAGGCTCCAAGGACAAGTGCCGCGAGTGTGGACCCGGCATTTCGGAGCCGCTGCAATATAAGCGCCGCGAATACTTAATAAAAGCGCGCCGTGCAGCGCGGCGCGCCCCGGCTGCGCTTAGGCCGCCGCGCCGACGGCGCCGCGTATCGCCTCGGCGTCCTTGCCGGGCGGCAGGCCGAACATCCGGCGGTACTCGCGGGTGAACTGCTGGACGCTCTCATAGCCCACCGCAAACGCCGCGCTGCTGGCCGAGGCGCCTTCCACGGTCATGCGCCGGCGCGCCTCGATGAGGCGCAACTGCTTCTGGAACTGCAGCGGCGACAGCGACGTGGCCGCGCGGAAGTGCTGGTGGAACGACGAGGGGCTCATCCCGGCCACGGCCGCCAGCCGCTCGACCGGCAGCGGCTGCGCGAACTCGGCCCGCAGCAGCGCGACGGCGCGCGCGATGCGCTGGGTCCCGCTGCCGGGCCAGCCCAGCTGGCGGATCGCCTGCCCGTGCCGGCCCACCAGCAGCCAATAGTGCATTTCGCGCACAAGCTGGGCCTGCAGCACCGGCAGCGCCGCCGGCCGCTCGAGCAGGCGCATCAGGCGCAGCGCGGCGTCGGCGACCTCGGTGTCGGTCTGTTCCATCCGCACTGGCGCGCCGGGGTCCTCGGGCCCCAGCTTCATCTCCAGGGCCAGCTCGGAAATCACCGCCAGATCCAGTTCCAGGACCAACGAAAAATAGGGCTGCGCGGCGCTGGCGCGGGTGATCTGGCTGACGGTGGGCACGTCCGCCGTGATCAGCAGCGAATCGCCCGCCATGAAATCGAAGGACTGGGCGCCCAGCGCCACGCGCTTGCCGCCCTGCAGCACCAGGC includes:
- a CDS encoding LysR family transcriptional regulator → MNRFSFTTTENYPEWSLLLTWVAVVEAASVSGAARLLGFSQAAVSQRIKQLEAAMSTELLDRSTRPARPTPAGELLFEHAARLLAQAGDMTESVRNLSRAKRNIVRFGCVDSFAGTLGPTLIHGLSGASRQIRLWSGITPVLDKQLEDRQLDLVVTTSASAGKPTIRKYSLFSEPYVLIVPRSMNMDRLDTLKELGKRAQFIRYSARSFIGAEIDRLVESHGVMIERTYEFDNTDPLLSLVTAGLGFGISTPLCIWQSRHFLDQLRVLPLAPYLGATRADDPSLSRTLYLAARQQEVGKLPAEARDVILMAMERLIHKELAPALGLPPATLWRSLRR
- a CDS encoding amidase; the encoded protein is MTDRSVSVPPLAVEPGFFRGRTIAELQQAMTEGGLTAQDLVRHAGAAIERLNPQLNAFVHVDIDAALAAARERDAERAQGRVRGPLHGIPVAIKDNVDTADMPTTMGAAHFLGHRPGADARCVALLREAGAIVVGKTLTHEFAYGPTGDRSAQGASRNPWRTSQITGGSSAGSAAAVAAGMVPVALGTDTGGSVRVPSALCGLVGFKPTHGRIASEGVFPLSPTLEDPGVLANCVQDAQMFMLAMSAGAIAPTAGGDDAPRVAWVPNAPFAMDDAAVTACVREAAQRLAGGPLNEAPQVTRHARALQTALGAIQRAEAYEVHAERVDSQPEKFDPEVLERLRASRGVLGWEYVRALKERTRLQAEFARLFQEFDVLAMPAVAITAPALQQRSVAGPGSAGVRETLLGLTNPWNVLGLPAISLPAGWVNGLPVGLHLVAAAGADEALLALAARRWHPPGE
- a CDS encoding MFS transporter; the encoded protein is MTTESQNSRFRYRIFTMVVLLALINYIDRGAMSYAAAHITGEYGLDRGEWGSVLGYFGYGYMVGALFGGMLSDRYGPRKVWIVAGIAWSLFEIATAWAGDFGLAFLGGSALAGFATIRILFGAAEGPAYSIINKTIANWATTRERGFVVGFGLLSTPLGALLTAPVAVGLLTLTDSWRAMFFVLGGAGLVVLVFFMRIFTDRPETNPRVSPQELAEIQASRVQSAAAAEAPDAPALPWWSFFRSKTLVLNTLGYFSFMYVNFLLLTWTPKYLQDNFGYSLSSLWYMGMIPWVGACFTVLLGGRISDLLFKRTGSLKVARSWFAAGCLLATTLCFLLVSQAQSVFAVIALMTLANALNALPNSVYWAVVIDTAPSNRVGTFSGLMHFFANIASILAPTLTGYLTARHGYSVMFIAASVATAVGMFAMLQVRPGVGPRMPARPTLQPGAAK
- a CDS encoding electron transfer flavoprotein subunit beta/FixA family protein yields the protein MKVLAAVKRVVDYNVNVRVKADQSGVDIGNVKMSMNPFDEIAVEAAVRLKEQGVAAEVVAVSCGTAQSQETLRTALAIGADRGVLVQTDVALQPLEVAKLLRAVVQKEAPALVILGKQAIDDDACQTGQMLAALLGWPQATNASAIEIGAGTARVTREVDGGLEVVELTLPAIVTADLRLNEPRYVTLPNIMKAKKKPLDVETPQALGVDPVSRLQTLRVEEPAARAPGVKVADVAALVDKLKNEAKVI
- the hutG gene encoding N-formylglutamate deformylase codes for the protein MSDLYHFSRGAAPLLISIPHLGSQIPDAQRPQMTPLALQSGDTDWHLDTLYRFAEALGASVLGARYSRYVVDLNRPPNDESLYPGQTKTGLCPTQTFRGEALYQDEAVLTDAERAHRLDAYWKPYHAKLREELGRIKAEHGTVLLWEAHSIASVLPRLFEGKLPDLNIGTSDGAACAPDILAAVQARLDDCKDYTWAVNGRFKGGYITRHYGAPADNVHAIQLEMCQSTYMDETHPYGYRPDLADKVIPVVEGMVTAALRQTVARPR
- a CDS encoding LacI family DNA-binding transcriptional regulator; the encoded protein is MNKTRPVTLQSLARQLGLNVSTVSRVLNGSEDDARGAAAPDTVKRIRALAAELHYQTNPHAASLKTRRSRTIGVLVPRLSDMVLATIYEGIDEAAAEHGYLTFVSNTQDVPDKQRKLIDMAVARRVDGLILGDAHSGPDDAPPNPLLADLAARDVPFVLVSRHAGSHCAVTCDDIEGGRLAAEHLLAMGHRRIAVMMGEPFASTGRDRSNGFLDYCSRHGVEVPAHWRIASPFDTDAGRALGARLLDTADRPTAIFAVNDFLAVGVMGAARDHGLEAGRDVAIVGYNDTPLAGALPIGLTTIHSPMHQMGRLGLELLLQKLAGGQPPSQRLAPWLVVRDSSNRRIAG
- a CDS encoding electron transfer flavoprotein subunit alpha/FixB family protein, which produces MTVLVIAEHDNRALNGATLNAIAAAATLAMPVHVLVAGAEAGPAAEAAARVAGVDKVLLAQAPQLADGLAENLAAQAAAVAAGYSHVFLAATAQGKGVAPRVAALLDVAQVSDVIEVLAPDTFKRPIYAGNAIATVKSGYPVIVATIRPTAFDPAAAEGGSASVEAIEAVAGAGLSRFVSREIAVSERPDLGSARAVVSGGRGLGSADNFKLLDPLAEKLGAALGASRAAVDAGYAPNDWQVGQTGKIVAPDLYVAVGISGAIQHLAGMKDSKVIVAINKDGDAPIFGVADYGLVGDLFEAVPALTSSLP
- a CDS encoding FAD-binding oxidoreductase — protein: MKSFDVIVIGAGVIGSSVAFHLAELGAKNVLVLDRATIGAGTTSQSSGILRTHYSVRENVELAQRSWSVFNNFASYLGDEEASCGLVKCGYLITAADDDKLEPLRGALAQQQAQGIALELLDAAQARELLPIASFDHAALIGYEPEAGFADAYLVATSFARGARRRGVTIRENVNVQRLLIDNGRVTGVSTSEGDYAAPLVISTQNIWTPELAGWTGVSMPVVPERHAVLALECDAAPYTYSMPVFKDLASPGMLYCRSYGGNQMLVSEGVVGEALQKSDAEQGDIPLDYVAEVGAQVADRFPAYETAGLASSWTGVYDVTPDWNPVLGRVPGVQGLIVGFGFSGHGFKLSPTVGRVLAQEALGLPTDVSLTPYELGRFQRGALLTGKYGLGAVS
- a CDS encoding AraC family transcriptional regulator N-terminal domain-containing protein, whose translation is MPFLLMNDTLLAAVSRYAQALASPSGVALTPIPGLAVIRALQPSGLDHAISRPLVCLVLQGGKRVALGAQSFDFMAGDSLLITADVPTVSQITRASAAQPYFSLVLELDLAVISELALEMKLGPEDPGAPVRMEQTDTEVADAALRLMRLLERPAALPVLQAQLVREMHYWLLVGRHGQAIRQLGWPGSGTQRIARAVALLRAEFAQPLPVERLAAVAGMSPSSFHQHFRAATSLSPLQFQKQLRLIEARRRMTVEGASASSAAFAVGYESVQQFTREYRRMFGLPPGKDAEAIRGAVGAAA
- a CDS encoding HutD family protein, whose amino-acid sequence is MARSPDPRAPVRASWLALPPEPWKNGGGVTRTLAADPAGRWRVSIADIGQDGPYSRFPGYDRVSVVLSGEGVALQGEGVAVALRPRSPTLFAGDEVLQSRLVQGPVRVLNLFVLRGSAEARVECVTGPACRAGSLAGAGGRRVTRIVVAVDAGRFPGAPGGAPWVLDGGDYAWDADIGAAWGAAWDSAWAPASEADSMAPPGLACAPAPDAPFAVGLDIAVHTHGAG